The region CCCCGAGTCGTCATCTGTTCCGATTCGCCTCGTGCGTTTCACTGCCTTGCCAGGTTCCGCACAGAGGGTCAGGTACTTGGGAACTACGTCCCGAAAATTGCTGGCCTCAAACAACTGGAGATCGTCGCAATTGCCAGGGTATACGCTGGACACATAGCTAATAATGCCTGCAAGGTTAAGGATGTTACGGTTAGGACTCCAATACGTTTTGTTGAAACTCACTGTTTGTGTTAATGCAGAGTATAAATTTGTAGGTGGAGCTACCCAATCGAAACTCTTCGTCCACGTCCGTTTCCACGCACTCGATCAGCGATCGAACGTGCAGAAGAGTGGCTCTGTAGTCTATAGGCGTGTGCTTCAGCCGTTCTTGGTAGTGCTGGGCGTCCGGCCACCGGATTAGCGTCCGCATGCAGCGCGCCAGCTTGATTAAAGTTCGCTTAAACGTGTCCTTTGCATCCGCTTCGCTTACTTCGAAGTGTTCGGCAAGCAGGGCAAAAGGTTCATTTTGACGAAGTTTCCGCAGCGTGATATAACAATCCAGGTGGGTGATGTTGGCGGTTCTGCAGATGTGTCGCTTCAGCAGGGGCAGGTGCTCCGCTGCCACTCCGAGGTGAAGCATTGGAGCGTGTTCCACGAGACTAAGCGTTAAGCTTCGCATCGTTCTCTGAGGCTGGGGAAGCTCCCTCTTGATAAACACAGCTTGTCTGACGGCGGACACTGTTGGTGTGCTCTGCAGGGAGCTCCTACTGCTCGCGGGAGTACTTGGTGGCGAAGTCACCATAGGTGATGTGGCCGGCACCAATCCTGCTGGTCTCGTGGTCGCCTTGATGATTGTGTTTGGCGGCAGTGAGTTTATAGCTACGCCCAAGCTCTGGGACTCCCTCCGAACTTTCCATTGCACCGAGCTGCTGGATGACGCAGGAGAGCTACTGGAACTAAAATTTAGTGTATATTTTGGCGTCTTAGGCAGGATTTCTGTAAATTCAAGTATCTAAATTAGTCAAGTGTTTAAGGAAATTGTTTCACTTACGTCCTACAGTACCTGGCGAAGATGTAATTGGTGTCGTGGACGCTGACACTGTCGTGGATGCTCTTTTCATGGTTGGCCGCAAGACAACTGGAATCTGGTTTAGAAATACGCCTTCTGATGTCCCTCTTACAGGTGTTATACCCGGCTCCAACTTGTTGTTATCAAAATGTGATGGATTTTGTTAGTTAATGGCAATTTGTAGTTCTCTGTTGTGCTCGTCTCTTCGTAAATGCCATTCATCAGCTGTTTGCCTACCTTTGGTATTCGCTGGAAATCCTCTGTCTTTGGCCGAAATGGTACGACCGTCTGCCTGGGTACTACTCCACCAGGCGGTTTTTTGTAGTTTGTTATTGTTAGCGACATTAAATTGCTTAAAATAGTTACTTTCCTTAAGAAACggatttaaatgcaaaaaaattcCTTTGAGGCCGATAGCTCGATAGCTCATTTGTAATCGAATTATTCACTTTTAGGGGGGGTCACACTGGaggataaataaataaggagCACTTAGAAAACAATTCATTAGCCCTACGCGATTAAGCAAAACTTATATTTCAAGGAGAATAAACAACTTTTATAGCCAGTACTCATATCGATATTTAGCTCAATATTGATATAATAGTTTTGTTATCTCTAGCCCAACTTAGGTATTTTTCAACACTAAAGCTGTCATCGATAACATCTCAATGGCGGGCAATTTGGTTTGATACTTCAATTCAAGTTTAGCTCTCGCCGAGTTCGGAACGCTAGCGCTACGGCAGCGTTTTAGCCACGCTTCTTATTTTCTCCTATAACAAAATCGGTCAGTGGTGTATGAAAACAACAATAATTTCCTAGCAATTGCTTGTGGTTTCCGGTGATAATTAAATGGCACATGCAGAAACCTTCAAACAGAAAAACTGTGACCGTGAATATCCCAGCAACCTGATTCCGTATCCAATTCAAAAGACAACGCGCCTCGCATAAATAATTGAGTAATTTTCATGCCGCTCAGCCTCAGCCGGAATTTAACAGTTCCCCTTTATTAGTGGCTCACCGTAAAATGAAACTGAAAAAAAGATAGTACCCAACAAAAAgtcattatcattatcagCAAAAATTGCGCATCCGACAATCAAAGATAAACATCCGTATCAATACGATCCATTTCGAAAGGTGATAAGCCAACGAAAGGGTGGAGTTTGCTGAACAAGTGAACTTAATTGCAAAATATTACAACACGATTAATGGAATTATCAACAGAAAATAATACTTTAGATAAATATAAACAGTGGAACGCGGTTATGACCTTAAAAATTTGGGGTTTCAAAAAATGAAACCTAGGGTTGAACGTACTTCTGTAAGCtggcaaaaatacaaaaaaaagaagcaacaGCTGAAGGAGAAACAGGCCAAcagcaattttaatttaattaaatttcgttGTTTTGCTATGAGGGTGTgtgcgtatgtgtgtgtgaataAGCGTTCTCGGTTAATGTGCCTGCTACTGGCATACTGGATCGGATAATCGACGTAAAGCTTCCACCCACAATTCAGAAAGAGATAGCGACACCGCAATTGACTTTGTCATAAatgatttctgttttttttttcggttttattTCGATTATAAGTATGTTTGTTTTCCGATCGTCGGTATACGTGGGTAGTTGGACACTCTGATTTTGTTGGCTCATTCGATGGAAATTGTTTACGGCTTAAAGTGAAATTTAATGCCATTTATATCACCTAGCCTGGTGATATAAGGGTGCTGTATTTCAAAAAAAGTTCTACCAGGAAAATGGAAGGCTGCTAGCTACAATTTAAGATCTTTTGCAACTTTAGGTGTAATTATCTTACAAACATCACTCATTTGTTTTAGACGCCACTAAGCCTGACTAGAGTGCAGGTAGAAATATGGCCTATTAACGGGCTATAAGTACCTGTAGGCCAGTCTTCCCTTAACCCACAAGCCCCTCCATTAACCCCAGCACACACCCCGTTCACGTTCGATTTGAATGACGCACATTGGCGCACTGCAAAAAGTGCAAAATCAACAGTTAATGATCTGAACAATGTTTACCACCTGTAGCGTCTGGAGGTGGTGTAAATTTCAAATTGCCAGCGCCGGCAAACAGAAGTGGTGTAAGCTACTAATTTCCCATTTTCACCTCTCGTTTCGAGCCGAGGTGGCAGGTGGCGGCTAGTGACTGGTGGCAACAAAACCGAAAGAAGacaaaaaactattaaaccgCAAGTTTGCGGCTGAAATAAATGACAGTATTTTTGAGCATTTTATGTGTCGTTTATGATATTAAATTACCTTTTGCTGACACGCCTGTccaaaatgcaattaaatgcAAACTGGCATTTTAATAAACTCGCATTTGATTAACCAATCACCGGACGAAAGTCAAATTGCTCCAAATCGTTTGTCATGCGCTTCGAATtgctggctaaaatacaaaaaaaataaatatagccAAGAAATTCCAAGCTGAGCCTGCGTAACTGTCAAATGTTGTAAAAAATCAATAACACAAATGTTAACATGCTCACAATGCTAAAAACGCAGTCTGAGAGCCTGGCACAAGtacaacaaaaaagtataCACAAGTCAAAAAAACAGTAGAAACAAGTTTAGCAGCCAATAAAGTtggctaaacaaaaaaatgaaatgccTAACAACGGTTTAGGCCAGCTCGGCTTGGGCCAATCGCTGCGAGAGATAAAGCATTTGACACTTTTGGTTAATAAAAGTTGCTAATGAGTGCGAGCAACTCGCCGATTCCGAGATGttgatttagtttttatttgttttcttgttCAAGCCAGCCAATAGGAGAGCATTATGGACATTTTTGGAGTGGGGTGAGAGGTGGAGCAGTTACACTAATTGTGAATAAATCAATTAATAGGTAATAAGGCTTTATTTTTAAGCCCAACTCCTTCTAGAGTGAAAGCTCGTTAAGTAAGACTATACCGACTATTGACACTCACGATCCAACCATTCATAGAACCAAAAATGACAAAAAGATATAGCCACATCTTGCTGCTCCATTGAATATTGGCTAAAATGAAGTGCgctcataaatatttattagccATTGCTAAACTAGGCACTAAGTAGTCGATAATTTAAGCGGACCAGCGTCGGAGACATGAAAATTGTTTAGGCCATGTCCACTAGCCATTTGGCCGATTTGGCTGCTGAATGAAAAGTGTAAATTGTCGCTGAAGCCACTGTCGGTGGCAGGGAGCGAGGGAAGTACATACGGCTCCTCCACCAAGTGGAGTACACGGATTGGAGTTGAGCCGAACTTAAGCGCCAGTTGGGGACGACATTAATTTATGTTCAGCAAACATTTTGCCTGCCATTTAAGCGACAAAGACAAAGTAGCCTCGCCTGCCGGCTCTGCACTACCACCGATTGTGTTCGAGCCGGAACGTGTCGGGATTATTAATTAGCCAGCCATGGTGCACAACATCGGGCCGCATTCCCCACGAGGAGATGAGAACGCAATCGAGGGCACTTGATGATCTCAGCTGTGGGAATTTTCGTGTTGGGTTAGGTCAGCTTTCTGTGTCAAAAAGAGTTTGCATTTTTAAGATCTCTCAAAATTCTATCAGCTACAAGTATATTTGCCAAATCCCCAAAGCATAATTAAATAGTAACACGAAACATTTTGGCCACCCATGGAGCTCCAAGACCGACAATCCTCCACTAATTGGCGGCTGAGTTTTCATGCCCATTAAGCGTAAACTGTCAGCCACCGAAGCGACGGATTATCATACGAAAACGACTACAAATTGCACCAAATAACAAAGCCAAAACCCCAACAATTTCGATCCCAAAACAGTCAACTGTGAGTGGGGTTTCATTAGCCGCGCTCGAAGCGTGAAAACGTGATAAAATTTCGGTTTTAGTCCACTGGCCATAACTAAATCACGGATCGCAATTTGCGAATTGCAGCCAGTCAGTCGGTAGTTTCATTTACAGATCTTTTAgccatttttttggtttttgggtaAGCCAATTACAAGCGACAtgaacataaataaaattttattaagtgCTAATTTCTGTTTGAATCTCGAAATGGGCAAACATCGATTCCACAGGGGCGATAAGTCAATTAGCCGGCAGGCAGGTAGACACTCTGACGGAATAACTGACATTTGCTGCAGATTGGCGCCTTGGATAACACTGATGGAGTTCAGCCTATAGGCTTGGCAATAAAGTATTACATTTATTAtagaaacaaaagcaaactAAGAAACATTTATTTACTATTTTCCAAACTTGTACAAAGCCACAATGGCCACTGCCAGAAGTAACACAACAAAGCCCAGGCTGCCAAAGAGAGCCAAGGACTTGGAGATTTCTCTAGCCTTCGAGGTTTCCAAATTCTGGTTGGGGGATTCCTCCTCCATTCCTGGCATTATTACCCTGAAAGTCAACTGAGACAACTCCGAGATCTCAGAGCCATTTCGATGTGAGACGTTCCGACGTCTCCGCAATCCCGCCGATGGTTGGCAGTCCTGGGCAGTGACCTGGCAGTCTTCATGCTCCAAGCAGCCGGTTATTCTCATTGATATTACCAGGACCTCTCCACTTCGCATTCCCGGAAACATGACCGCCTTGAAGTGAAGTCTCTGCCCGAGGGGCGGTTCCAATATGGGGGCATGGGCACAAATGGCCTGCATTGCGGGATTCAGGCAGCCCCTCGAACTGACCAGTTGGACATTGTTGATCACTTCCCCGCCAGAATTAATCCTCTGCAGCTGGACGTCACTTAGTTTGGTGTAGTTCCAGCCATCTCCTGCCAGGACATGAGCTCTAAGTAGGAGATCCTCGCCCAGCTGAACTGCTCCATTCGATTCCAGATGCCGGGTATAACCAGTACTGCCTTTTCTAAGCAGCTCCACATGGGTTCGAAAGGGATTTTGATTGCCTCCATGGGCATAGCTGCCCACACTGCGGGATtgcctaaaaaataaagaaataaagttGAAGttaatttaactaaaaattaatgaataaagTCTTCTTACACATCATTGGCCAcacccattttcaaggcatGGGTTTTGACGGCTACACGCTCTTGGGATTTGCAATGTAGAGTCAAAATAGAGTCCCCACTGGTCCTCAAGCCCCTAATGGCGGGAAAACGCAGTCGCAGGCAAAGATCCTGTCCACAGGAACGGACCCCACATCGTTCGAAGTTCTCGCCAGAAATATCCAAGAAAAGGAAACTCCGTGACAGTTTCAGCTCACAGCGCTTGTCCTGGATATCGTCGTTATCCTGATCCACAGATGGAGCAGCTCCCAAGAAACTATCCAACTTCAAAACGGCACGAAAGTATCCCGAGTTCAAGCAACGCATGTCCTTTAAACGGAGTCTGAGCTGGTTTTGGTCCTGGCTAACCTCACTGGGTGGCAAATAGACAGGAGCTGGTGTCGAGGGTCTTTGGGTAATCACTGGAACAGCCACTGGGGCATGGTAATCGTATCCTGGAGATTGTATAGGTTCAAACGCTTCTCCAGGGTCTTCAACGATAATCGGTCTTGGTGTAGTAGTTGTGGTGGGAATAGAGGTGGCAAGGATACCTCCGGCAGGAGGTTGCGGATAATAGTAGGCGGGGTAGGTCTCTTCACTGCACAGACAAGAAAGGACTTAACATTTTTCTAACAAGGTTGCCTACATCTTTATTACTAACCTGGGCTTGGGACTCTCATAGTTTGGACGCTCTTCCAAAGCCGGTGGCAGATAGTTCTGGCTTAGAGGTATGAAATTACCATGACCACTTCCTTGAAACTTTACACTGCGATTTTCGATGATCTCCGGCAAACTGAATTCTGTGGTGGATACGGGGGCCACTGGTGAAGGAGTCACAGGATTCGGGGGTACAGGCGGAGGTCCATAAAGGCCCGGTGGAGAGAGACCCAGTTGAAATGGAACCTGTCCATGAAGATAGTTTCCCAATTTTTCCACTGGCGCAGCAAAAAAGTGTGCCACATCCGCCCAAGATCCTTGGACTATAAGTAATTCCACAAGGCAGATGTAAAGCCCTAGAGACGTCCACTTGGTTGACATTTTGGAGTAAAACTGATGCGGCCCTAAGTGATCGATACTTTTATAAGCTTCAGGAGGCGTGACGGGGGTGACCTGGATTGTTTTCATATTCTTGGAGTACTTTCCCAGCTATCACTTTTAATGGTCGAAATATTTTGGGGGACACCACACACGATTTTGATGTCCAAGCAGGGGACTTTCCTTGGTCACGAATGCGTTGAGTGGGTCAGGTTATGTAAAACTAATTGTTAGTGATCTCCGGGGAATTAGCCACCAAAGTCGGTTCCATCTTCGATTCACTGGCCGATCCACCACCGGCCGTACCACAAATCATTTGGCCATTTGACATCTCGCTTGTGGACAACTAATGACAACAGCTGCGACAGAGCAACATTTTGGCCATATTGCGGATTTCTGATTTCTGATCGCTGTTAGCCAGAAGCCAATCAAACCTAACGAGCCGACAATCTGTCCGTTAATGTTTCCATTTTGGGCACCACAGGCTAGCAGTCATTGATGAGCGTTATAatgaaaaagtaaacaaaggaaaatatttaatgaaaattgtCTAAAAATATGAGTTTTTCATAACTATATGGTTCATATACTTTAGTGATTGGAGGCTATCCTTAATCcttagaatatatttttttttttaaatatttaatctattttttgttgtgtatAAATTATGAAACGTGGGAAGAGTTCTTTCAATCTGATTTCAGAGTTCATTCACTAGCTATATGAGATCCAATTATGGTCGCCTATAAGCTAAACATGACATTTATATATCGAgccaattattttaaaatgtaattgtCCGACAGGTTTTTCCTGTAGCTCTTAGATTTCCCAAACTATGTGTCATTAATTGATTTAACAAGACACTCTAGGTTACACATCGCGGGGGATCCGACAAAAAAGTATAACTGGAAACTATTACTTAAGTCTAGCCACCTCTTGCCATACTTATAAGCCATTTCCCCCAGGATCTCGAACGATCTCGCCTCCCAAACATGCCCGGCACCTCGTATCCCACgaataatgataatttcagCAACGGATTCCCGATGGCCACCACACAAAGTGAACGACTGCTTCAGGCCCAGAATCGAAGGAAGTTCAGTTTTCCCGCCACCCTCCATTCAGCCTCCTTGTTGGAAGTGGGCGGAGGCCAGCGGGAGACGACAAGGCGGAGGCTAAGCAATGTCAGCGATGTGGTCACCCGGAAGTTGTCCTACACGATTGGCTGGAAGGCGGCGCAGATTCCAGCACAAGACATCATTACACAGGTATAGTGATAATATCCTGATAACTTTTCATGGggttttaacatatttattttgaatcaAGGGTCGTTGTCTCTGCGGTCACTACATAAAGCGACGCTTGAGAAGATCGGGgctgtttaataaaaaactgggTCTCCAGCGGATTCGAAGCATTCTTGGATCAACTTCCATGGGCATTGTAAGAGATGTCTTTCCAGCCGTTCAAGTGGtaagttttcttttaaagaataatgtattaactattaaaaaaatggttcacaaaaaagaaatgaaaatggaTGCATCAAAACTTATAGGGCCCTTATAGGAGAATCCTgcatttccaaggggatccattagaaaaatttgaaaaatatggttgaaaatttttgttgccaggttttgatgcagaattgtggagaatccttccagaaatcgtttaaggcattcctctcaaggatcgaaTGAAAAtcggccaagatatggacatggTTAGGGGCCTATAGGAGAATCTTGGATTTTCCAAGAggatccatcagaaaaatttgaaaaatatggatgcagaattgtggagaatccttccagaaatcgtttaaggcattcctctcaaggatcggatgaaaatcgGCCAAGTTATGGACATGGTTAGGGGCCTTATAGGAGAATCCtggattttccaagggg is a window of Drosophila bipectinata strain 14024-0381.07 chromosome 2R, DbipHiC1v2, whole genome shotgun sequence DNA encoding:
- the LOC108133211 gene encoding uncharacterized protein; translation: MKTIQVTPVTPPEAYKSIDHLGPHQFYSKMSTKWTSLGLYICLVELLIVQGSWADVAHFFAAPVEKLGNYLHGQVPFQLGLSPPGLYGPPPVPPNPVTPSPVAPVSTTEFSLPEIIENRSVKFQGSGHGNFIPLSQNYLPPALEERPNYESPKPSEETYPAYYYPQPPAGGILATSIPTTTTTPRPIIVEDPGEAFEPIQSPGYDYHAPVAVPVITQRPSTPAPVYLPPSEVSQDQNQLRLRLKDMRCLNSGYFRAVLKLDSFLGAAPSVDQDNDDIQDKRCELKLSRSFLFLDISGENFERCGVRSCGQDLCLRLRFPAIRGLRTSGDSILTLHCKSQERVAVKTHALKMGVANDVQSRSVGSYAHGGNQNPFRTHVELLRKGSTGYTRHLESNGAVQLGEDLLLRAHVLAGDGWNYTKLSDVQLQRINSGGEVINNVQLVSSRGCLNPAMQAICAHAPILEPPLGQRLHFKAVMFPGMRSGEVLVISMRITGCLEHEDCQVTAQDCQPSAGLRRRRNVSHRNGSEISELSQLTFRVIMPGMEEESPNQNLETSKAREISKSLALFGSLGFVVLLLAVAIVALYKFGK
- the Camp gene encoding uncharacterized protein Camp isoform X2: MSLTITNYKKPPGGVVPRQTVVPFRPKTEDFQRIPKLEPGITPVRGTSEGVFLNQIPVVLRPTMKRASTTVSASTTPITSSPEILPKTPKYTLNFSSSSSPASSSSSVQWKVRRESQSLGVAINSLPPNTIIKATTRPAGLVPATSPMVTSPPSTPASSRSSLQSTPTVSAVRQAVFIKRELPQPQRTMRSLTLSLVEHAPMLHLGVAAEHLPLLKRHICRTANITHLDCYITLRKLRQNEPFALLAEHFEVSEADAKDTFKRTLIKLARCMRTLIRWPDAQHYQERLKHTPIDYRATLLHVRSLIECVETDVDEEFRLGSSTYKFILCINTNSIISYVSSVYPGNCDDLQLFEASNFRDVVPKYLTLCAEPGKAVKRTRRIGTDDDSGDEEEFQDGPAPSLSKYHAQRLTGRLASQQSLSVVDGALVSKRAASIQLPTLKVQEPACRAQMRNLVDGLREFRMLGHSAIDQKSLLGYLDEMLIVACALCNLKRQELHC
- the Camp gene encoding uncharacterized protein Camp isoform X1, coding for MSLTITNYKKPPGGVVPRQTVVPFRPKTEDFQRIPKLEPGITPVRGTSEGVFLNQIPVVLRPTMKRASTTVSASTTPITSSPGTVGQILPKTPKYTLNFSSSSSPASSSSSVQWKVRRESQSLGVAINSLPPNTIIKATTRPAGLVPATSPMVTSPPSTPASSRSSLQSTPTVSAVRQAVFIKRELPQPQRTMRSLTLSLVEHAPMLHLGVAAEHLPLLKRHICRTANITHLDCYITLRKLRQNEPFALLAEHFEVSEADAKDTFKRTLIKLARCMRTLIRWPDAQHYQERLKHTPIDYRATLLHVRSLIECVETDVDEEFRLGSSTYKFILCINTNSIISYVSSVYPGNCDDLQLFEASNFRDVVPKYLTLCAEPGKAVKRTRRIGTDDDSGDEEEFQDGPAPSLSKYHAQRLTGRLASQQSLSVVDGALVSKRAASIQLPTLKVQEPACRAQMRNLVDGLREFRMLGHSAIDQKSLLGYLDEMLIVACALCNLKRQELHC